A genomic window from Streptomyces mirabilis includes:
- the efp gene encoding elongation factor P, with amino-acid sequence MASTNDLKNGLVLKLDGGQLWSVVEFQHVKPGKGPAFVRTKLKNVLSGKVVDKTFNAGVKVETATIDKRDMQFSYMDGEYFVFMDMDTYDQLMVDRKSVGDAANFLIEGFTATVAQHEGEVLFVELPAAVELVIQETEPGVQGDRSTGGTKPATLETGHQIQVPLFITTGEKIKVDTRTSDYLGRVNS; translated from the coding sequence GTGGCTTCCACGAACGACCTCAAGAACGGCCTGGTGCTCAAGCTCGACGGAGGCCAGCTCTGGTCCGTCGTCGAGTTCCAGCACGTCAAGCCCGGCAAGGGCCCGGCCTTCGTGCGCACCAAGCTGAAGAACGTGCTCTCCGGCAAGGTCGTCGACAAGACGTTCAACGCCGGCGTCAAGGTCGAGACGGCCACGATCGACAAGCGCGACATGCAGTTCTCGTACATGGACGGCGAGTACTTCGTCTTCATGGACATGGACACGTACGACCAGCTGATGGTCGACCGCAAGTCCGTCGGCGACGCCGCCAACTTCCTGATCGAGGGCTTCACCGCCACCGTGGCGCAGCACGAGGGCGAGGTGCTCTTCGTCGAGCTGCCGGCCGCCGTCGAGCTCGTCATCCAGGAGACCGAGCCGGGTGTCCAGGGCGACCGCTCCACCGGCGGCACCAAGCCCGCCACCCTGGAGACCGGTCACCAGATCCAGGTCCCGCTCTTCATCACCACCGGTGAGAAGATCAAGGTCGACACCCGCACGAGCGACTACCTCGGCCGGGTGAACAGCTAA
- the nusB gene encoding transcription antitermination factor NusB: MAARNTARKRAFQILFEGDQRGVDVLTVLADWIRHSRTDTRQPPVSEYTMELVEGYATKAKRIDELIATYAVDWTLDRMPVVDRNILRLGAYELIWVDGTPDAVVLDEAVQLAKEFSTDESPSFVNGLLGRLKDLKPSLRRDEA; this comes from the coding sequence GTGGCTGCCCGCAACACGGCCCGCAAGCGCGCCTTCCAGATCCTCTTCGAGGGCGACCAGCGCGGCGTGGACGTCCTGACGGTCCTCGCGGACTGGATCCGGCACTCCCGGACCGACACCCGGCAGCCGCCGGTCAGCGAGTACACGATGGAGCTGGTCGAGGGCTACGCCACCAAGGCGAAGCGGATCGACGAGCTCATCGCGACCTACGCCGTCGACTGGACGCTGGACAGGATGCCGGTCGTCGACCGCAACATCCTGCGCCTCGGCGCCTACGAGCTGATCTGGGTCGACGGGACCCCCGACGCCGTGGTCCTCGACGAGGCGGTGCAGTTGGCGAAGGAGTTCTCCACGGACGAGTCGCCCTCGTTCGTGAACGGCCTGCTGGGCCGTCTGAAGGACCTGAAGCCGTCGCTGCGCCGCGACGAGGCCTAG